GGTCGTCGTCGGGGTCGTAGGCGGCCAGGGCGATCTCACCACTGCCCGGCAGCGGCCGACCCTTGCTGCCGACCTTGGCGCCGGACACGTTCGCCAAGACGGCCTGCCCGTCCGAGGTCGCGAAGAACTCGACGATCTGGGCGGGTTCGAATACGTCGGTCACCCGCTTCCACAGACCGGTCGGCATGCCGGAGCCGATGAACAACCGGACCGGGTGGCTGCCGGTGAGCGAGAACGACGGGTCGTCGATGACGTCGCGCAGCATCGCCCAGGTGTAGGAGACGACGGTGACGCCGTACTGGCGGATCTCCTGAAGGAATCGGTCCGGACGCAGACCCCGCGACAGTGCGATGCGGGATCCGCCGACCACCGCGCCCCCGAGCGCGACCAGCAGTCCGGATTGGTGGTGCAGCGGGGTCAGGCAGTACACCGTGTCGCCCCGTCCGAGGTTCGCGGCCGACGCGGTGCCGATCGCCGACAATGCCCAGCGGTAATTGGTGATCTGCCGCGCGACGAACTCACCGCCGATCGAGCTGAACCCGATGAACGCCAGGTCCCGCGCGAGTCCCGGATTCGGCCGGTACCAGCCGGGCAGATCGACCGCGTCGGGGTCGATCTTCTCCATGTCGATGACGTCGGCGTCCTCGGGTAGATCCAGGTCGCGCACCTCACCGCCGCCCAGCACCAGCACGCGCATGTCGAGCCTTTGCGCGGCCTCGAGGTTGCCGGGATCGGTGATGATGTCGGACACCGAACCCAGGCGGGCGGCGGTCGGCAGGTCGGCGTCGGGCGGCATCAGCACCGCCACCGCGCCCAGGCGCGAGAGCGCGGCGATCGCCACCAGCGCACTCGGCCGAGTCTCCATCAGCACACCGACGTGCACACCCTGCCGAACGCCCACCCCGATCAGACCGCGGACCACATTGTTGATGCGTCGATCCACCGCCTCGTACGTGTGGACCCTGCCGTCGAACAGCAACGCCTCGCCGTTGGGGAGGTCGCGAGCCTGTTCGGTCATGATCCGGCCCAACGAGATTCGGGTGTACTCGTTGATCTGGCCCAACCGAGCAAGGCGGGGCAGGGTGCGGTACGTCTCGACCGCGATCGCGCGCGCTGATTTGTTGGCCGCAACCAGCGCGTCGGCCGCCGACCGGGCCAGGCTGAACGCCATTTCCGTCGCGGCATTCGCGCCGTGCGCCACCCGCGAGCTCAGTGAGACACCAGTTTCGCTGTGCTCCTCAGGCTGCAACGCCATCGGCGTCACGCCCTCGGGCATATCCCCGGCACTGTCGATCCACTTGACCCACTGAGCGACCGCGGGCCAGGTCTGCGTCGACGCCTTGGAACCCACAACGAGCCCGAAATGTCCTGCGCGAATGAGGAATTCGTAGACATCCGCCTTCGGGGCCGCGCGCTTGATCCCGCGCACCGACGCCGGCTGACCGATGTCGTCGACCTCACCGATGACGGCCAGCACGGGGCAGTCGATGTCGGACAGGGTGACAAGGTCGCCATGAATCGAGAAGCCGCCGCTCATCATGCGGTTGTGGGCGATGAACTGCTTGAGCAGTTCCGCGATGGCGGGGCCCGACCAGGCGATCCAACCTTCGGATTGCAGGAATCGCCGCTGTTGTTCGCGGGGCAGCAACGCCTCGCGGTCGTGCAACTGGCGGAGGAAGTCGATACGGGACTGCGCGGTCTTGATGGGGTCGAGCATCTGGAAACCGGTGCGGGCGAGCCAGCCCGGGATGTCCATGCGGCTGAAGACATGGTCGGCCATGAAGTCCGCGGCGGCGGGCGCCAGGCTGGCCGGCAGGTTCATCGGCAGCGCGGCCAGGGTGTCCACGGGTGAGCCGAAGGCCACGATGCTGGCGAGGTCCTTGGACCGCCGGTAGGCGGCGGTCTGGTAGGCGAACATGCCGCCCTGCGAGTAGCCGGCCAGGTGGACGTCGCGGCCGGTCACCTCTTTGACGGTGTCGATGGCCTCGCTCAGCGCGACGACGTGGTCGGCCAGGTTGCGGTCCATCCCGCCCTCGACCTTGTCGGGCGACCCGAAGTCGATGACCCATGGGTCGATGCCCGCCTTGTGCAGGATGCCGACGGCGCCTTCGTCGCGGGTGACGTCCCACATATCGGCCGACATCATCATGGGATGGACCATCAACACGGGCGGTCCGGGTTGCTTTGCTCCCGGCCTGGGGTCGGGTGGGAAATACCGCCGCAGCCGGTACATGGGCACGCTCTGGATGATCTGAAACGGCGACGGCACGGCTCCGGTCTCCAGGCCGCCGTAACGCAGGACTTCCAACCCGTTTTGCGCGGTCGCGACCAGTCGTTCCACTGGTCGGGTCAATCCGGACAGGTCCACCAACGCACGCTCCCCTAGCTCGCCAATCCCCCGACTG
The sequence above is drawn from the Mycobacterium gallinarum genome and encodes:
- a CDS encoding acyl-CoA synthetase produces the protein MVDLSGLTRPVERLVATAQNGLEVLRYGGLETGAVPSPFQIIQSVPMYRLRRYFPPDPRPGAKQPGPPVLMVHPMMMSADMWDVTRDEGAVGILHKAGIDPWVIDFGSPDKVEGGMDRNLADHVVALSEAIDTVKEVTGRDVHLAGYSQGGMFAYQTAAYRRSKDLASIVAFGSPVDTLAALPMNLPASLAPAAADFMADHVFSRMDIPGWLARTGFQMLDPIKTAQSRIDFLRQLHDREALLPREQQRRFLQSEGWIAWSGPAIAELLKQFIAHNRMMSGGFSIHGDLVTLSDIDCPVLAVIGEVDDIGQPASVRGIKRAAPKADVYEFLIRAGHFGLVVGSKASTQTWPAVAQWVKWIDSAGDMPEGVTPMALQPEEHSETGVSLSSRVAHGANAATEMAFSLARSAADALVAANKSARAIAVETYRTLPRLARLGQINEYTRISLGRIMTEQARDLPNGEALLFDGRVHTYEAVDRRINNVVRGLIGVGVRQGVHVGVLMETRPSALVAIAALSRLGAVAVLMPPDADLPTAARLGSVSDIITDPGNLEAAQRLDMRVLVLGGGEVRDLDLPEDADVIDMEKIDPDAVDLPGWYRPNPGLARDLAFIGFSSIGGEFVARQITNYRWALSAIGTASAANLGRGDTVYCLTPLHHQSGLLVALGGAVVGGSRIALSRGLRPDRFLQEIRQYGVTVVSYTWAMLRDVIDDPSFSLTGSHPVRLFIGSGMPTGLWKRVTDVFEPAQIVEFFATSDGQAVLANVSGAKVGSKGRPLPGSGEIALAAYDPDDDLILEDERGFVRRAEVNEVGVLLAHPRGSVDPTASVKRGVFAPADTWVSTEYLFRRDDDGDYWLVESRGQLIHTLRGVVYASTVNDAVSRLDAVDLAVTYGVETDGHCLAVTALALRPGGTIPSADLSEALADLPVGNPPDVVHVVPEMSLSASFRPLLSPLREAGIPKPSRNAWYLDTDTNRYKRLTVAVRAEIAGG